In Leopardus geoffroyi isolate Oge1 chromosome B4, O.geoffroyi_Oge1_pat1.0, whole genome shotgun sequence, the DNA window tcaaacccacaaaccgtgagatcatgacctgagccaaagttgtatgcttaactgactgagccacccagatgccccagttttgtttatttctaaagtTAGAATTAAAGCTAGGTATATTCCTCTAACAAAGCACATGTcatatttactttattctttcaCTCTTTCTACATTTAACAAATCCTGAGCACCCATTATTGCCTTTCATTCTGCTGGATGTTCGGGATTTAAGATAATATGGATGATTAAATACCAAATGTATTCTTCATAAACAAGCAACAcatttggaggaaaaagaaacactacTCATACATCCTACTAAAAGCCAGAGTAAGATAGATACCCAGGTGAAGGCCCAAAACAGTTCAGAGAGTAAGCGACAAAAGAGAACATAGAGTGAAGAGAAGTAGACATGCTTAAGCAAATGAATGTCAGCCAATCAGAGTTTAAAAAGCACAGATATGGAAGCTTCACAGACCTGGGAGGGATGTTAAGCTTATCCACTAATCCTCTCAACACCAGAAGTTACCACAGCATTTTCAGATTCAATTTccatattctaaaatttaaaataatgcagcCCCTGAAGTTTTGTTGAGATCTCCCAGTAGAGAAAAAGCTAAACATTTGATAATACCTAGATATAATTGGGACCAGTGAAATAATAGGgatcattattttccataatctatccaggcagggaaggaggtaATCAAGACAGATATataagggaagaaatagaaattaaggtGAGATGGAAAAATAGGTAGGATTGAGGTCAAGATTTGTAGGGAAAATTTTCAACAGAGTCTCAGCTGAAGTCAAGGCAGAGAATAGGAGAGTAATGAGGGCACCGGGGCAAGTCTGGTCTGACCAGTTCGTGCCTGATTCTGTAGCACAGAGGTAGCAGAACCACCTGGGCAATGCTTAAAATACCCATCACAGAAAAGACCAAATAAAACAGGTTCTCTGCTAGTAGAGAAATTACTTCAAAAATTGAGTAATCTTTAAATGCCAACCAGATAAGTTTATAATTATTCAGGAGCACTGTAGAATTAAAAGTTCTGGTCATAGGCTTATATAGAGGAGATGCAAATCCTGACTGTTCAAACTGAGGAACTGAACAAGTCCTATGAATCTGAatttttggggtggggagggttaattttaaaaatatagattagaaatctcctttctttttttttttttaatgtttatttatttttgagagagagaaagggagcatgagcaggggaggggtgaagagagagggagagagagaatcccaagcaggctttgagctgtcagcacagagcccggtgccgGGCTAGAACTCActaacaatgagatcatgacctgagccaaaatgaggagtcagatgttcaaccaactgagccactcaggcactcctagcAATCTCCTTTCTTAACCCCATTTCCTACCACATGCATATACTCACACACACGTACATTTTGAAACTGTCCTTGGAATTAAATAACCAAATACACTAGAGAGAGACACATGAATGgtagaaatataataaatatagcaTGATATTATAAAGTAATATCGAACTCTTACAAGCTTTTGAATGGAGAGTGAAACACTGTGTGAGTCAAGAAACCAGAGACGATTAGAATCACTTCTCCAAGAAGTGTATTGGATATAGTTTGACCAGTAGTATTGTGGGTTACCATCAAAGGACAGTTCAAGGAGATGGAACCATTCAGTCATAGACTaaactgaaaaattatatgaaggTCTCCAGAGTTATTTGTGGGAGAGGAGCCACAAGAGTACTAATAGTCTGGTTCAGAGTTCGGGACCTGTGAGGTTTGCAATCAAGTGAGGGAAGaatcctgggagggagggagagtagatgttttaaaaatctgtataaaagATGAGCACACTGAAGATGTGCATACATGGAATAAAGTAGAGATTCTGAGGTGGCACAAAAAGAAGGTGAATATTTCATGCTTCTTTATGCTTTCATTCCAGTGGAACATCTTCCATCATGGTCTTAGGAAACCACAGCACCATCACAGAATTCATCCTCCTTGGGCTATCTGCTGACCCTCACACCCAAATTCTCCTCTTTGCATTTTTCCTGGAAATTTACCTCCTGACCATCATGGGGaacctgatgatgatgatggcgatTATGACTGATTCCCatctccacacccccatgtacttcttcttGAGTCACCTCTCCTTCCTGGATCTTTGTTTAACTTCAGTCACTGTGCCCAAGATGCTGGAGAATCTCCTGTCTCAGAAGAAATCAGTATCCATAGAAAGCTGCCTCACTCAGgcattttttgtgttttccatcGCAGGGACTGAAACTTTTGTGCTCTCtgccatggcctatgaccgctatacTGCCATCTGCTACCCCCTGCTCTATGACCAGGTGATGAGTAAACAGTTGTGTGGGGGTCTGGTATGGGTCTCATGGGGACTGGGCTTTCTGGATGCTCTCATTAACACCCTCATGGCTTGCAATTTGGACTTCTGTGAGGCTCATGTCATACCTCACTTCAGCTGTGAACTGCCATCTCtattctctctgtcttgctctgatATCTCCACCAACTTTGCAGTCCTGGTGTGCTCTGCCATCATTCATGCCTCTGGAACCTTACTCCTGGTCTTCTTCTCTTACACCCGTATTATCTCCACCATCCTGAGCATCACCTCCACCTCAGGCAGAAGcaaggccttctccacctgctcctcccacctcacTGCAGTGAGTTTCTTCTATGGATCTGCTTTTCTTCGCTATCTCATGCCAACCTTAAGTTCCCCACTGGAGTTAATTTTTTCCATACAGTACAGTGTGGTCACTCCTCTAGTGAATCCCCTTGTCTACAGCTTGAAGAACAAGGAAGTAAAAGCAGCTCTGAAAAGAATGTTGCAAAAAGGTTTACAACAGCTCAGAGAGCAGAGAACAGGTAGATTTGAAGGCTGAAACAGAAAAGGTACCAGATGAGCCTGAAGCATCTCGTAGCAACAGAAAGGAAgcactcaacaacaacaacaacaaaacccacaatGATAAGGGTATGttaaagggacacaggagccaaatGAAAGAGACCCGGGTGACTAAGGAtgggacaatttgagcaacaaaagaaacaacataaCATTAGATTATAACCAAAAGCATAAAATCAATACCTAttatactaatataaataaataattgaataatgaaataaatggaagagaacagaaaatctTCCTctcagaagaattccaaataacttaGGTAGAAACTGCACTCTCAATGAAGTGTAGAGCGTACCTGCCTACTCCTTAAATGTGGGCTCAACATAGTGTATTGGACCCCTTCTAAAGAATACAGTgtgacaagggggaaaaaagtggaaaaCCTGACAAATGCTACCTAAGACAAATGACCAAGGTTAATATCAGCAATGGTTAAGTCATTTTGATAGTATGTACTTTTGGTATGATGTGATGACTGACAATGGTACTTCACTTCTGTGGTCCTCATCTCCCAAACCCATAACACTAATataaccatgagaaaaacatcaaataaaaccaAATTGATGGGGTCTGTACAAAATATCTGACTAATACTCCTTAGGACTGCCAgtgtcatcaaaaacaaagtctGAGAACTATCACAATCAAGAGGTGCCTAAGGATACAAGAATTAAGTGTAATGTGCTCTCCTGGATAGAATCTTAGGATAGAAATTGGACTTTAGATAACAACTAGGGAAATATGAGTACATTATGGACTTTAGTAATAATTTATCAATATGGTTCATTAATTATGATAAGTATACCATactaatgtaaataaaatgctaataataatgaAGACTGGGTGGGGGTATATAGGAAtgctctgtactatctttgcaacttttatataaatctaaaactattctaaaattaaaattttatttaaaaaaaattctccttcttGATCTTAGTcagaaagctctcaggtttttccccattgaggatggtattagctgtgggcctttcatataaggcttttatcatgtttatgttccttctatccctgctttcttgagggcttttatcaagaaaggatgctgtattttgtcacatgctttttctgcttctattgaaaagattatgtggttcttatcctttcttttattaatgtgatatatcacattgattgatttatgaatattgaaccagacctgcagcccaggaatgaatcccacttgatcatggtgaataattcttttatttttttaagtgtatttgtttgtgttgagagagagagagaacacaaatgggggagaggcagagagagggagatagagagtctcaagcaggctctgcactgtcagtgcagaacctgactccaggctcaaactcataaactgtgagatcaagacctgagcctaaaccaacagctggatgcttaactgactgagccacccaggcacccttagtgaataattcttttaatgcaccGTTGAACTTCCCATCTCCAATCTCATCATCCATGGTAATCAATGTTGTGACCAGCACGGATCAGTTAATTCATGACAAGTACCACATGGTCCAAGGCATTCTGAATATTTCTCCTGACTATTCTGGTGGATGGTGAGATATTCTTACGCTAAAGCTTGGGAGGATGTTTTAAATCTTCTAAAATACTTAGAGTAaagtatctattaaaaaaaataattcttttttgaaatgtaCTACCACCAAAAACATAAGTTTGATATGTCATTGTACTTGAAAGCATTTCTCACTTTTTACTCTATCCCTTCTCTGTTGGCTAATTTTATGTCTCAATTTGGCTGGGCCATGATGCCAAGATagttggtcaaacattattctggatgtttctgtgaggatgtttttggatgaaattaacatttaattttcacagattTAGAGTAAAGTAGATTGCTCTCCATAATATGGGTGGGCCTTGTCCAATCAGTTGCAGGAtcaaatagaacaaaaggctgCCCTCCCCTGAGCAGGAGGGAATTCTTCCAGCAGACTGCCTTTAAGCTTCATTTACAACATCAGTTCTACCTGGTTTACCAGCTGATTGTTTCTGGACTTGAGCTGCAGCTCTTTCCCAAGTCTCCAGTCTGCCAACTTCCTCCATCAGATTTTGGAATCACCAAGCCTCCACAATCACATAggcaaattccttaaaataaaacttattctATACATGAACACAAAGCCtactctttctatttctctggagaagcaTGACTAATACACCCTCCTAAACAGGTGCAAGAGGAAGAAGTTCCAATAAACTGTTAGAGGAAAAATTATCCATGATTAGATGCACTGGAGAGGGTACAATGAACAGTTATTCTGTACCCATGTCACCCCTCCCCAAAGGGCACAGCTCAGTGCCAAGAGAGACCTCGGCCCATAATTTCTCCCATGGAGGAAAATGGGAGCATGTGAGTAAGCACCTGGCTTCCCTAGCTGTATGGGATAAGAAGGAGGCCAACTTCTTTCTTGCCTCCTCCAGAATACTAAGGTGTGCTACATGACTATGAATGAAGGGCCTTGGAGAACAGCAGCCAGTTGCTGTCAGAGGGCATCAAAGAGACATGGGTCCCACTAACCACTTCACAGATACCACCAAGAAGACAGCCTATGAGCTGCTGGTGATACCTCACCTGTGGATCCCCCCCACCTGGCCCATGGGCACCCCCAACATTCCAGATGCCT includes these proteins:
- the LOC123591009 gene encoding olfactory receptor 8S1-like, producing MVLGNHSTITEFILLGLSADPHTQILLFAFFLEIYLLTIMGNLMMMMAIMTDSHLHTPMYFFLSHLSFLDLCLTSVTVPKMLENLLSQKKSVSIESCLTQAFFVFSIAGTETFVLSAMAYDRYTAICYPLLYDQVMSKQLCGGLVWVSWGLGFLDALINTLMACNLDFCEAHVIPHFSCELPSLFSLSCSDISTNFAVLVCSAIIHASGTLLLVFFSYTRIISTILSITSTSGRSKAFSTCSSHLTAVSFFYGSAFLRYLMPTLSSPLELIFSIQYSVVTPLVNPLVYSLKNKEVKAALKRMLQKGLQQLREQRTGRFEG